From Watersipora subatra chromosome 2, tzWatSuba1.1, whole genome shotgun sequence, one genomic window encodes:
- the LOC137387876 gene encoding uncharacterized protein: MTTAYYVPVTIDQGKNVMLLDSGCTQSAFPVKEFQKLSAQSCTKLQPVLGQGILADGTEIQLQGLSYIQFQLGTQKISHQFVIADIDNAILLRLDFFEHHQCLLDFQNAQLKIRDSAVRCCDSQGNLLKVNVQVRQDTVLPPRTEKFSMARLSTKWVQGTACIESADRVPGVLVATTVQDPDEQQVHLRLMNYTDREIRIPAGKIVATCMAANLTRPAPTESASRGQLPEHLKTLVEESCQGFSLEEKQKVQALITEHQSAFSSSQYDLGKTNVIKHGIPLVPGAKPLKQRPYRHGTAQEAEIEKQIKELQGQGLIREGHGAWSSPVVLVQKKDGSWRFCVDYRKLNEVTHKDAYPATPNR; the protein is encoded by the coding sequence ATGACCACTGCTTATTATGTGCCTGTCACTATAGATCAGGGAAAGAACGTTATGCTGTTGGACAGCGGGTGCACCCAGTCCGCCTTTCCAGTTAAAGAGTTCCAAAAACTTTCGGCCCAGAGCTGCACCAAACTCCAGCCCGTACTCGGGCAAGGTATTTTGGCAGATGGTACCGAGATTCAACTGCAGGGCTTAAGCTATATACAGTTTCAGTTGGGAACTCAGAAGATAAGTCACCAGTTTGTCATAGCGGATATCGACAATGCTATTCTGCTTAGATTGGACTTCTTCGAGCACCATCAGTGCCTTTTAGATTTTCAAAATGCTCAACTGAAGATCAGAGATTCAGCGGTCAGGTGCTGTGACAGCCAGGGAAACCTATTGAAAGTGAATGTTCAGGTCCGCCAGGACACAGTGTTGCCTCCCCGCACAGAGAAGTTTAGCATGGCACGGCTTAGCACTAAGTGGGTTCAAGGGACTGCTTGCATTGAATCAGCCGATAGGGTTCCAGGGGTGCTTGTCGCCACCACTGTTCAAGATCCTGATGAGCAACAAGTTCACCTGAGACTGATGAATTACACAGATCGGGAAATACGAATTCCAGCGGGGAAAATAGTGGCTACGTGTATGGCTGCTAATCTAACTAGACCGGCCCCTACAGAATCAGCTAGCCGTGGCCAGCTGCCTGAACACCTCAAGACGCTAGTAGAAGAGAGTTGTCAAGGGTTTAGCCTTGAGGAGAAGCAGAAAGTTCAGGCGCTGATAACAGAGCATCAGAGTGCGTTCAGTAGCTCCCAATATGACTTAGGCAAGACTAATGTGATTAAACATGGTATTCCGCTAGTGCCAGGAGCAAAACCCCTAAAACAGCGACCTTATCGACATGGGACGGCTCAGGAAGCCGAGATAGAAAAGCAAATCAAGGAGTTGCAAGGGCAGGGCCTGATCCGGGAAGGGCATGGTGCCTGGAGCTCCCCAGTGGTGTTAGTGCAAAAAAAGGACGGGAGCTGGCGATTTTGCGTTGACTACCGTAAGCTTAATGAGGTCACTCACAAGGATGCCTACCCGGCTACCCCGAATAGATGA